One genomic region from Spirosoma sp. KCTC 42546 encodes:
- a CDS encoding response regulator transcription factor: MNAKHHLLIVDENPYVVDILVQTLTKDFKITVASTGQEAARLLIQGNRFDCVLTELDLAFFNGLELTKLIRMSRLASQTPVVILSNVPDSATRIQCLEQGVDAFLSKPFNPLEVKAKLHALLRRADSPIEEPQRRLVPAPVQSDAKPFWQQKSRILSMLFGSYALPQSA; the protein is encoded by the coding sequence ATGAACGCCAAGCACCACTTACTTATCGTGGACGAAAATCCATACGTGGTTGATATACTTGTACAGACGCTTACTAAAGATTTTAAGATTACAGTGGCTAGTACCGGGCAGGAAGCAGCCCGCCTGTTAATCCAGGGTAATCGATTTGACTGTGTACTTACAGAGCTTGACCTGGCATTCTTTAATGGTCTGGAATTAACCAAGCTTATTCGGATGAGCCGATTAGCGTCTCAAACGCCTGTGGTTATTCTCTCAAATGTACCTGACAGTGCTACTCGAATTCAGTGTCTGGAGCAAGGTGTTGATGCTTTTCTGTCAAAGCCATTTAATCCGCTTGAAGTTAAAGCCAAACTACACGCTCTATTACGGCGCGCAGATTCACCGATTGAGGAACCTCAGAGACGATTAGTACCTGCACCGGTACAGTCCGACGCTAAGCCATTCTGGCAACAAAAATCCCGGATTCTTTCTATGCTGTTCGGCAGCTACGCACTACCGCAAAGCGCCTAG
- a CDS encoding glycoside hydrolase family 43 protein translates to MSLSRFCILLLLSILCTTFSLAQPAKSSVKRAGNPVFPGWYADPEGVIFGKTYWIYPTYSAPYNQQIFFDAFSSSDLVTWTKHSRILDSTAVKWAKRAMWAPAIIEKGGKYFLFFGANDIHDDKKEVGGIGVAVADNPAGPFRDYLSKPLVGQIHNGAQPIDQYVFKDGDGQYYLLYGGWSHCNIARLKDDFTGLLPFADGTLFREITPKGYVEGPTMFVRNGKYYFMWSEGGWTGPNYSVAYAVSNSPFGPFERVGKILQQDPTVATGAGHHSVIQVPGTDEWYIVYHRRPLTETDGNHRETCIDRMYFDDQGAIKPVKITVEGVEARALK, encoded by the coding sequence ATGTCGCTTTCACGATTCTGCATTCTCCTTCTTTTATCAATTCTATGCACCACATTTTCATTGGCTCAACCCGCAAAGTCGTCGGTAAAACGAGCGGGCAATCCAGTTTTCCCGGGCTGGTACGCTGATCCTGAAGGAGTTATTTTTGGAAAAACTTACTGGATCTACCCAACTTACTCAGCACCCTACAACCAGCAGATATTTTTCGATGCCTTTTCCTCCTCGGATTTAGTCACCTGGACCAAACATAGCCGAATTCTGGACTCAACGGCAGTAAAATGGGCAAAACGGGCCATGTGGGCTCCAGCCATTATCGAAAAGGGAGGTAAGTATTTTTTATTCTTTGGGGCCAACGACATTCATGATGATAAAAAAGAAGTGGGTGGCATTGGGGTGGCCGTTGCAGACAACCCAGCTGGCCCATTCCGCGATTATCTGAGCAAACCTTTAGTTGGACAGATTCATAATGGTGCACAACCCATTGACCAGTACGTATTTAAAGATGGAGACGGTCAATATTATCTGCTGTATGGTGGATGGAGCCATTGTAATATTGCCCGCTTAAAAGACGACTTCACGGGTTTGCTTCCATTCGCTGACGGCACACTATTTCGAGAAATAACGCCTAAAGGATACGTTGAAGGCCCCACCATGTTCGTCCGGAATGGAAAGTATTACTTTATGTGGTCTGAAGGCGGCTGGACTGGGCCGAACTACTCTGTTGCTTACGCAGTCTCCAACTCCCCCTTTGGCCCGTTTGAGCGGGTTGGTAAGATTTTGCAACAAGATCCTACTGTAGCCACCGGAGCAGGCCACCATTCGGTTATTCAGGTACCCGGAACGGATGAGTGGTACATCGTTTACCACCGGCGTCCGTTAACCGAAACGGATGGGAACCATCGTGAAACGTGCATCGACCGTATGTATTTTGACGACCAGGGCGCTATTAAACCCGTCAAAATTACCGTTGAAGGCGTTGAGGCTCGAGCGCTAAAATAA
- a CDS encoding 30S ribosomal protein THX, whose product MGKGDIKSRKGKIARGSYGISRPRVVAKTTAPKSEISKPEPEPQA is encoded by the coding sequence ATGGGTAAAGGCGATATAAAGTCCCGCAAAGGAAAGATTGCAAGAGGTTCATATGGCATTAGTCGTCCTAGAGTTGTTGCCAAAACAACAGCACCAAAATCGGAGATTTCCAAACCGGAACCAGAGCCCCAAGCCTAA
- a CDS encoding YfhO family protein, whose amino-acid sequence MNQTTPFQPRWQTRLRPHLIAVLGLLVLAIMYFSPVLSGKTLSMHDVQEASASAREIREITQQTGEKPLWTDAVFSGMPGYMIDFNYPYILVYKAVMGVVNILPNTASIIFVVMLSMYILLVVLGCNSWLSVLGAVAYGFGTFSIVSLEAGHVSKLFALGYGAGMLAGVILALRGRYWFGAALMGFFMCMELGANHIQITYYLFMTIGLYVLIESIALIRAGKGRQLAFGLATLAVAVALGAGSFGKRLLVLNQYTKETIRGKSELTAKTTNPDGKAPSSESKGGLDKDYAFSYSYGKAETLTLLIPNAAGGASSGGGLSTDSEFYKAMTSRGIDPSAAKQMAELGAPTYWGDQPIVGGPAYAGAALLFLFVLGMFVIRGSIRWWLISAALLMIMLAWGKNLLFFNEFLFDNLPYLNKFRAMTMALCLAQLFFAAGAALGLQTIVNQKLTFAQLRQPLLISLGLTAGVALVLAIAGGAFFSFQSPNDSRILSSIFGEAGKEFQGALISDRQSLLRSDAFRSIILILLAAGAVWLFITDKIKSVIFYPLVLTIVVFDLFLVDKRFLNSADFISKTVASVLFEPTAADQQILQDKSLDYRVFDQTGSFMETNRTSYFHRSIGGYNTTRLRRYNELINFAFQPNTLNILNMLNAKYVIQPGQPDPANPQQQPAGPVVIPNPEVLGAAWFVGTVQQVANADEEIAAMKTLNPRDSAVVDKRFAPELGNLPATMDHTGSSIQLTSYRPDKLIYQTNATRDGLAVFSEVYYRGNEDWQAFIDGKPAQHLRANYVLRAMRIPAGKHTIEFRFDPPLARTGDTVDLVCNVLLLLLIGFVIFHEGRSRRSESIPEPDPIVPVVPELPIATPQPAKTTPPQRKTGGAKTR is encoded by the coding sequence ATGAACCAAACTACCCCTTTCCAACCGCGCTGGCAGACCCGCCTGCGCCCACACCTGATTGCTGTACTAGGATTACTCGTGCTGGCTATTATGTACTTCTCGCCGGTTTTATCAGGGAAGACGCTATCTATGCACGACGTACAGGAAGCGTCTGCATCAGCGCGCGAAATTCGTGAAATCACGCAGCAAACGGGCGAGAAGCCACTCTGGACTGATGCTGTTTTTAGCGGCATGCCAGGCTACATGATCGACTTTAATTACCCCTATATTCTGGTCTATAAAGCCGTAATGGGCGTCGTTAACATACTGCCAAACACGGCTAGCATCATCTTCGTGGTGATGCTGAGTATGTATATTCTATTAGTGGTCCTTGGCTGTAATTCATGGCTCTCGGTACTTGGAGCCGTTGCCTACGGATTTGGAACGTTCAGTATTGTTAGTCTGGAAGCAGGGCACGTTTCAAAGCTCTTTGCGCTAGGCTACGGAGCGGGCATGTTAGCGGGTGTGATTCTGGCGCTTCGGGGACGGTACTGGTTTGGCGCTGCACTCATGGGTTTCTTTATGTGTATGGAACTGGGGGCCAATCATATTCAGATCACCTATTACCTATTTATGACAATTGGGCTGTATGTACTCATTGAGAGTATCGCTTTGATTCGGGCGGGGAAAGGCCGTCAGCTTGCTTTTGGTTTGGCAACGCTGGCAGTGGCCGTTGCCCTGGGAGCCGGGAGCTTTGGCAAGCGTTTGCTGGTGCTGAATCAGTATACGAAAGAAACAATTCGGGGAAAGTCAGAACTGACCGCTAAGACAACCAATCCAGATGGTAAGGCACCAAGTAGTGAGTCGAAAGGTGGGCTGGATAAAGACTATGCATTTAGTTATAGTTACGGTAAAGCCGAAACATTGACATTACTTATCCCAAATGCCGCTGGAGGAGCTTCGTCCGGGGGAGGGTTGTCTACGGATTCGGAATTTTATAAGGCCATGACGAGCCGGGGTATTGATCCATCAGCTGCAAAACAAATGGCCGAACTGGGCGCACCAACCTACTGGGGCGACCAACCCATTGTAGGCGGACCTGCCTATGCAGGGGCAGCGTTGTTGTTCCTGTTTGTATTGGGGATGTTTGTTATCCGTGGGTCGATCCGTTGGTGGCTCATCAGTGCAGCTTTACTGATGATTATGCTGGCCTGGGGTAAAAATCTGCTGTTTTTTAATGAATTTCTATTTGATAATCTGCCCTATCTGAACAAGTTCAGAGCCATGACCATGGCTCTTTGTCTGGCCCAGTTATTTTTTGCCGCCGGTGCTGCATTAGGGCTTCAAACGATAGTTAATCAGAAATTGACCTTTGCTCAATTGCGGCAACCGCTGTTGATTAGTCTCGGACTAACGGCGGGTGTTGCGCTTGTTTTAGCAATAGCCGGGGGGGCATTCTTTTCGTTCCAGTCGCCAAATGACAGCCGAATTTTATCCAGTATTTTCGGTGAAGCAGGTAAGGAGTTTCAAGGTGCTCTTATTAGCGACCGGCAGAGCCTTCTACGCTCCGATGCATTCCGGTCTATAATCCTGATTTTGTTGGCTGCTGGCGCCGTCTGGCTGTTTATCACCGATAAAATCAAGTCGGTAATCTTTTATCCGCTGGTGCTGACAATCGTTGTTTTTGATTTGTTCTTGGTCGATAAACGCTTTCTGAACAGTGCCGATTTTATCTCAAAAACCGTAGCCAGCGTTCTCTTTGAACCAACAGCTGCCGATCAGCAGATTTTGCAGGATAAATCCCTGGATTACCGCGTATTTGATCAGACAGGCTCCTTTATGGAAACCAACCGAACGTCGTATTTTCACCGATCCATTGGGGGGTATAATACGACCCGATTACGGCGCTATAATGAGTTGATCAACTTCGCTTTTCAACCAAATACGCTGAATATTCTGAATATGCTGAATGCAAAGTATGTTATTCAGCCTGGACAGCCTGATCCGGCCAATCCACAGCAACAGCCTGCCGGTCCCGTTGTTATTCCCAATCCCGAAGTGCTGGGCGCGGCCTGGTTTGTAGGAACCGTACAACAGGTAGCTAATGCCGACGAAGAAATTGCGGCCATGAAAACACTGAACCCACGCGATTCGGCCGTGGTTGATAAACGATTTGCTCCTGAGCTTGGTAATTTACCAGCTACGATGGATCATACGGGTAGCTCAATTCAATTGACGAGCTATCGCCCTGACAAGTTAATTTACCAAACCAATGCTACCCGCGATGGGCTGGCTGTTTTCTCGGAAGTTTATTATAGAGGAAATGAGGATTGGCAGGCCTTTATTGACGGTAAACCTGCTCAGCATCTTCGGGCCAATTACGTGTTACGAGCTATGCGAATCCCAGCGGGTAAACACACGATTGAGTTTCGGTTTGATCCGCCCTTAGCCCGTACTGGCGATACCGTAGATCTGGTATGCAATGTATTATTACTTCTACTAATCGGCTTTGTTATTTTCCATGAGGGCCGTAGCCGACGTTCTGAATCAATACCTGAGCCGGACCCAATTGTACCTGTTGTACCGGAACTGCCCATAGCTACTCCGCAGCCAGCAAAAACGACGCCACCGCAACGCAAGACGGGTGGTGCGAAAACACGTTGA
- a CDS encoding FIST signal transduction protein, with protein sequence MKIRQAKFSSTSWDAISETPGFLPEKASLVLAFGERKLLEKTDPHEYLKEQYPNAQIIINSTSGEIIGEKVYDDTIVVTAIEFEKTTVRTVQFDISNHKESYAVGEKLARALDEETLLAIILISDGGVVNGSELIEASNRWLSHPVPVIGGLAGDAGRFERTLVGANQNPVSGKVVGIGLYGTDLKIGHGTMGGWDVFGPEREVTKSVYNELYQIDDRDALDLYKDYLGRYAEGLPGTALLFPLSIRISPDSQPLVRTILSINETTKSMTFAGDIPEGACVRFMRANLDRLVEASALAAQNALTQLGKTPELAILISCVGRKLVLGQRTEEEVEVASDIFGNQLYMTGFYSYGEIAPAGPASPGELHNQTMTITILSEQ encoded by the coding sequence ATGAAAATAAGGCAAGCGAAGTTTTCGAGTACTAGTTGGGACGCAATTTCTGAAACTCCTGGCTTTCTGCCTGAGAAAGCATCATTAGTTTTGGCATTCGGTGAGCGAAAGCTGTTAGAAAAGACAGATCCACATGAGTATTTAAAAGAGCAATACCCCAATGCTCAGATTATCATTAACTCTACATCTGGAGAAATTATAGGTGAAAAGGTTTATGATGATACGATAGTTGTTACGGCCATTGAATTTGAAAAGACAACGGTCCGGACTGTACAGTTTGATATTAGTAATCATAAGGAAAGCTATGCGGTCGGCGAAAAACTGGCCCGCGCTCTGGATGAGGAAACTTTGTTAGCCATTATTCTCATATCGGATGGTGGTGTTGTGAATGGAAGTGAGTTAATTGAAGCGAGTAATCGATGGTTAAGCCACCCAGTTCCTGTTATAGGCGGTCTCGCTGGTGATGCAGGCCGTTTCGAGCGAACCCTGGTTGGGGCCAATCAAAATCCGGTATCTGGTAAAGTAGTGGGCATTGGGCTGTATGGTACTGATTTGAAAATCGGTCATGGCACAATGGGCGGATGGGATGTATTTGGCCCCGAACGTGAAGTGACGAAGTCCGTTTATAATGAATTGTACCAGATTGATGACCGGGATGCCTTGGACTTATATAAAGATTACCTGGGAAGATATGCTGAAGGACTACCTGGAACAGCATTGCTTTTCCCCTTATCTATTCGTATCTCGCCCGATTCTCAACCGCTTGTGCGAACGATTCTGTCGATTAACGAAACCACAAAAAGTATGACATTCGCTGGCGATATACCGGAAGGGGCCTGTGTTCGGTTTATGCGGGCTAACCTGGACCGACTGGTGGAAGCCTCGGCGCTAGCCGCTCAGAATGCGCTTACTCAATTAGGAAAAACGCCCGAACTGGCTATACTCATTAGCTGTGTTGGGCGTAAATTGGTATTAGGGCAACGTACGGAAGAAGAAGTGGAAGTTGCAAGTGATATTTTTGGTAATCAACTCTATATGACGGGCTTTTATTCGTATGGCGAAATCGCACCAGCCGGACCGGCATCACCAGGAGAACTTCATAATCAAACCATGACTATAACTATCCTTTCTGAGCAGTAA